Below is a window of Mucilaginibacter ginkgonis DNA.
TAAGATATTTCCACTTTAAGGCTTCTAAGAGCCAATTAGCCAGCATCAGAACGATAACAGCCGTGAGGGTAATCACTACGGAGCTTTTTTTGACAGGCAGAATCAAGTGCCTGAATTGCGCTAGATCGGCATTGTTGCTTACCTTATGATAAATAAATCCAAAGGCTACAACTACAATGATGGCTTTGACAGCAAATGAAAATAATTTTTTGGCCGGGGTTGTCAACAGTCCTGTTTAAAGTGACAATATTAAACAAAAAGAGCGTGCCACGGCACGCTCCCTAAATGTTAAGTGCGTTTATGCTACTTCACGCGGGTTTTTAAATAGGCAATGGTACGCCCGTAAGCCAATTGCGTAGCAGAGCTATTATAGATAGGGTTACTTGGGTTACTAAAGCCATGGTCGGCGTCGTACTCAAAAGCCGTTACCTTTTTACCCGCCGCTTTCATATTAGCCTCGAACTGTGCAACAACTTTAGGATTGATCCACTGATCTTTAGCGGCAAAATTTCCTAAGACGTCCGTATGCAGGGTTTTCAATTTATTGATATCCTGTTCCGGCATGCCATAATACATTACGCATGCAGTTGCTTTGCCACCTGCAAGCATAGCCGTTTGTAAACTCCAGCCGCCTCCAAAACACCAGCCAAGTATGGCAATTTTTGCATTGGGTCCGCAGTAAGCGATGGCGCCTTCAATGATCACCTTTGCACGGTCTTCCTTAACGCCTTGCATTAGCTTGCCCGCCTCGTCCCTGTTGTCGGTTACTTTGCCGTCGTATAAGTCAAGGTCTATCACATTAACATTGCCCAGGTCATTGTAGATTTTTTCTGATTCCTTCTTTACAAAATCGTTCAGTCCCCACCATTCATGGATAACTAATAAATAGTTGTTGGTTGGCTTTTTGGCTTTAAGCTCGTAAGCATTAGCCATTCTGCCGTCAGACGTTTTGTACATGAATGACTTACCAATACTGCTCTGAAACTTTATTCTCAATGGGTTGGCGTGTGCCATCCTAAAATTTTTATTCGAGGCCAGCATGGCGAAGCGTTTTGTCGCAGTCGGCTTTTCGCAACATGCCATTTTGCTTTGCGAAAAAGAGGTAATTGTTGTTGCCATAAAAGCAACGAGAAGGATTAGTTTTTTCATGGAGATGTGAGTGGATATGAATGAGTTATTTGTAAAGATAGCTTTTACAGCTTGCAAAAACATCTTACTTCAATATCTCACGGATATCCTCAGCCGTTAGCGTCTTAATAAAGCTTTCTTCGGTTGTGATAAGTGAGCGTGCTACGCTGAGTTTGCGATGCTGCAGCGCCAGGATCTTTTCTTCTACACTGTCTTTGGTGATAAATTTATAGATAAAGATATTCTTGGTTTGACCTATGCGGTGTGTACGGTCAATGGCTTGCTGCTCTGCTGCAGGGTTCCACCACGGGTCAAGTATAAACACATAGTCTGCACTGGTAAGATTAAGCCCCACCCCGCCTGCTTTTAGCGATATGAGAAATACGCGCGTAGACTCATCGTCCTGAAATTGCTCTACTACATCACCGCGGTTTTGCGTTGCGCCGTCCAGATAGGTATATCGTATGCCCTTTTGCTCCAAATGTGTTCGGTAAATAGCCAGTTGTTTAACAAACTGAGAGAAGATGAGCACCTTGTGTCCGCCGTCTAAAACGCTTTGCAGGGTATGAATCACGTTTTCAAATTTACCCGAATCGCCCTCGTAGCTCTCATCAATCATAGCGGGATGATTGGCTACCTGCCTTAATTTGGTTAAGCCCTGCAATACCTGTATTTGTTTTTGCACATAGGTGCCGTCATCCAAGCCTTGCAGCAATTCGTTTCGATATTCAGATTTGATCTTGTCGTAAACCTCTGACTGTTCGGCGCTCATTTCGCAGTAAAACACGTTCTCGGTTTTTGGCGGCAACTCTGTGGCAACCTGCTCTTTGGTACGCCGCAGCACGAAAGGCTTTATCATAGTTTGCAAGCGACGCGCCTTCTCTTCGTCTTTCTTCTTTTCTATCGGGGTTACAAACTCATTTAAAAAATATTGCTGGCTACCTAACAAGCCCGGGTTAATGAAAGACATTTGCGTCCACAGATCATTCACCGAGTTTTCGACCGGCGTGCCGCTTAATATTAGCTTATATTGCGACTTTAACTGCTTTACTGCCTGGTAAGATTTTGATGACGGATTTTTTATGTTCTGGCTTTCGTCAAGTATAATGTAGTTAAAAAAGAATGATGAAAGCAGTTTGATATCTATACGGCTTATACCATAAGTTGTAACTACCACATCATAGTTAGCAAATGTTTCTGCCGACTTATAGCGCAACATACCGGTGTGGACCATTATCCGCAATTGGGGCGTAAATTTTCTTGCTTCGTTTATCCAGTTGTAAATTAGCGATGTGGGCATGATCAGCAATGAGGTGCTGCTTGTGCCGGATATCGCGTTATCCTCTTTTATTTTTTGCAGAAGTGCAAGCGTTTGTATGGTTTTACCCAACCCCATATCATCTGCCAAACAACCGCCAAAATGATATTTCTTTAAAAAATGAAACCAATTGTAACCAGCCTGTTGGTATGAACGCAGCATCCCGTTAAAGTTTGCGGGTATGTCAACATCATCAAGTTCCTCAAAATCGCTTAACTTTTGCAATTTGCGGTTCATGGTAACGCTGGCCAGGTCACCTTCGGCCAGTTCGTTTACCAAGCCAATGTGATGGCGTTTAAGTTTTAAATCTGAGCCGCCTTCGCTAAAATGAAGCAGGTTGGCATACTGCGAAAACCAGCTATCGGGGATAACGGCTATTTCCCCGGATGGCAGCATGAACTCTTTTTTATGATTTAGAATATGGTTCTTCAGCTCAATGAAGGGCACCTGGTAAGGCCCGAAATGAACCACCGCGTAAATATCAAACCAATCATTACGTTCGCTTACCTGAACGTCTATCTTATTGCTGCCGAACAGGTATCGTTTACTGCCCTCCGGCTGCTCGATTTCAAAACCGGCCGCGACAAGCGTATCGTGATTGGTGTTTAACCACTCGAGCATGGAAAATCCTGAATCGATATCAGTTGCTTGCTCATCAACCTCGAGGTTCTGGAAAAGGGAAGATGTTGGCTTTAACCGCAGGCTAATAAGGAAATCAAGTTTGGTTTTTTCCCATGTTACGGAACGCCGAATACGGTGAAATGTGTAATCGTCGCCGTGGTGATCTATACGCACAGAAACTGTCCGTCCATCACCGAAAGGAAAAACATAACCCGCGTATTTAAAATATAACTGCAGTTGCGAGGTGCCGCCATCTACCATTATTGGTTTTACAACCGGCTTTGCATCATATTTTTCCGTATTGATGGTGAAGCCTTCGGCATGTACATGGTGCTTCTCGATCAATGGTGCAACAAAGCGTTCCATATATGAACGTTCCGACGATCGGGGAATGGCAATGTAGCGCTTGTTTAAAAACGGTTGCAGCTTTTTACCATCTACGCCCTTATCGAAGTAATATAAAATATCGTCGAGCATTAACCAACAGGGATTATTGGAGATGATTTCGGCATTGCGGAACATGAATTCCACCTTCATGCCGTTATATTTTATGGTTGGGTAATAACGGATCTCCGTTTCGTTACGTTTAAAGTGGAAAAGCACACTTGCGGGCTGGCTTGCTATACCCAATTGCTTGCCAGCCGGGTACCCTTCCTTGCTCATCAGGAATACTTCCTTATCGCGAAGTTTCTCTAAAACCTCGCCCAGTCGTTTTTCGATCTTTGGCCGAATGACGTCGAACATCTGTTCTGTAAAAATTTTGGCAAAAAACTCGTACGGTCGAATTGGTTTCTTGTAGTAACGTTTGATGATATTACCCTGCTCGATGTCTTCCAGCATGCCGATTAGTTTCATATCGGCCTCGTCTAAGCAGTGTTTAAACTCCTCTGCGGTATTGGTAAAAAGGCGTTGATGCGTTAAAGAGAATTCGCCGTTTGGATTTAGCTGAACAATGTGAGGTTCAATAACGTACGACAAGTAATCATGCCTGGCAATTGAATAAATAAGCTTGCAAGGTTTGGTACTGTCGACGCGTAACATTAGTAAATTGAAAAATTATTAGAAATTACGCAGAAGAAAAAACCCAAACGTAAACAGAATTTACAGCAACAAGAAGAGGAGAACGTTATTTTTTTGTTAACAGGAGACGATGTTAACAAGAGTGGAATTTGTATCAAGAGATAGCTAAACGTTTATTTCGCCTTCAAAAACTCTTTTAGCCGGGCCTTCCAGGAAAATGTTGGTGAAGTGGTTGCCGTTGTAGTCAAAGCGGATATTGAGGTTCCCTCCTAAAACTTTAATAGGGGTGCTAATACTGCCGCGTATGTTATTGTGCTTTGCCATTGCTAAAGCTACCGCGGTTACCCCTGTACCACATGCGTAGGTTTCGTCTTCAACCCCGCGTTCAAAGGTGCGTACAAAATAACCATCGCCCTGTGGTTCAACAAAGTTTACATTAATACCTTCTTTAGCGTACATATCATTATTACGGATGGCATATCCATCGTCATACACATTTTTATCTTTTAACCCCACGGTTTGCAAAACGTAATGCGGCGAGCCAGTATTTAAAACATAAGCCTCGCCGTCTTTGGTGACAGTCTCTACGTCGATCATTTGCAGGCTTACCCAATCACCGCTTTCTGAAATTTTGGCATAATGCGGCCCGTCTACTGCCAAAAAGTTTGTTTCGAAATCGATAACTCCAAGATATTTCGCAAACGCTACAATGCACCTGCCGCCGTTACCGCACATACTGCTAGGCTTACCATCTGCGTTGTAGTAAACCATTTTAAAATCATACCCGGCTTTATTTTCTAAGAACATTATGCCATCGCCCCCAATGCCAAACCTACGGTCGCAAAGGCCTGCAATAAAGGCGGGACGATGATGATCTACCACATTTTCGCGGTTATCAACCATTATAAAATCGTTGCCGGCACCCTGGTATTTATAGAAATTAAGCGTCATGTTTCGGAAGGGCAAAGATGGTTTCTGCAAGCAGTTAAATCTTGTCTT
It encodes the following:
- a CDS encoding dienelactone hydrolase family protein, whose protein sequence is MKKLILLVAFMATTITSFSQSKMACCEKPTATKRFAMLASNKNFRMAHANPLRIKFQSSIGKSFMYKTSDGRMANAYELKAKKPTNNYLLVIHEWWGLNDFVKKESEKIYNDLGNVNVIDLDLYDGKVTDNRDEAGKLMQGVKEDRAKVIIEGAIAYCGPNAKIAILGWCFGGGWSLQTAMLAGGKATACVMYYGMPEQDINKLKTLHTDVLGNFAAKDQWINPKVVAQFEANMKAAGKKVTAFEYDADHGFSNPSNPIYNSSATQLAYGRTIAYLKTRVK
- a CDS encoding DEAD/DEAH box helicase; this translates as MLRVDSTKPCKLIYSIARHDYLSYVIEPHIVQLNPNGEFSLTHQRLFTNTAEEFKHCLDEADMKLIGMLEDIEQGNIIKRYYKKPIRPYEFFAKIFTEQMFDVIRPKIEKRLGEVLEKLRDKEVFLMSKEGYPAGKQLGIASQPASVLFHFKRNETEIRYYPTIKYNGMKVEFMFRNAEIISNNPCWLMLDDILYYFDKGVDGKKLQPFLNKRYIAIPRSSERSYMERFVAPLIEKHHVHAEGFTINTEKYDAKPVVKPIMVDGGTSQLQLYFKYAGYVFPFGDGRTVSVRIDHHGDDYTFHRIRRSVTWEKTKLDFLISLRLKPTSSLFQNLEVDEQATDIDSGFSMLEWLNTNHDTLVAAGFEIEQPEGSKRYLFGSNKIDVQVSERNDWFDIYAVVHFGPYQVPFIELKNHILNHKKEFMLPSGEIAVIPDSWFSQYANLLHFSEGGSDLKLKRHHIGLVNELAEGDLASVTMNRKLQKLSDFEELDDVDIPANFNGMLRSYQQAGYNWFHFLKKYHFGGCLADDMGLGKTIQTLALLQKIKEDNAISGTSSTSLLIMPTSLIYNWINEARKFTPQLRIMVHTGMLRYKSAETFANYDVVVTTYGISRIDIKLLSSFFFNYIILDESQNIKNPSSKSYQAVKQLKSQYKLILSGTPVENSVNDLWTQMSFINPGLLGSQQYFLNEFVTPIEKKKDEEKARRLQTMIKPFVLRRTKEQVATELPPKTENVFYCEMSAEQSEVYDKIKSEYRNELLQGLDDGTYVQKQIQVLQGLTKLRQVANHPAMIDESYEGDSGKFENVIHTLQSVLDGGHKVLIFSQFVKQLAIYRTHLEQKGIRYTYLDGATQNRGDVVEQFQDDESTRVFLISLKAGGVGLNLTSADYVFILDPWWNPAAEQQAIDRTHRIGQTKNIFIYKFITKDSVEEKILALQHRKLSVARSLITTEESFIKTLTAEDIREILK
- the dapF gene encoding diaminopimelate epimerase; translated protein: MTLNFYKYQGAGNDFIMVDNRENVVDHHRPAFIAGLCDRRFGIGGDGIMFLENKAGYDFKMVYYNADGKPSSMCGNGGRCIVAFAKYLGVIDFETNFLAVDGPHYAKISESGDWVSLQMIDVETVTKDGEAYVLNTGSPHYVLQTVGLKDKNVYDDGYAIRNNDMYAKEGINVNFVEPQGDGYFVRTFERGVEDETYACGTGVTAVALAMAKHNNIRGSISTPIKVLGGNLNIRFDYNGNHFTNIFLEGPAKRVFEGEINV